Proteins found in one Thunnus maccoyii chromosome 5, fThuMac1.1, whole genome shotgun sequence genomic segment:
- the LOC121897444 gene encoding guanine nucleotide-binding protein G(i) subunit alpha-1: MGCTLSTDDKAAQERSKMIDRNLRDDGEKAAREVKLLLLGAGESGKSTIVKQMKIIHEAGYSEEECKQYKAVVYSNTIQSIIAIIRAMGRLKIDFADAARADDARQLFVLAGSAEEGFMTGELAGVIQRLWKDGGVQACFSRSREYQLNDSAAYYLNDLDRISHGAYVPTQQDVLRTRVKTTGIVETHFTFKDLHFKMFDVGGQRSERKKWIHCFEGVTAIIFCVALSDYDLVLAEDEEMNRMHESMKLFDSICNNKWFTETSIILFLNKKDLFEEKIKKSPLTICYPEYAGSNTYEEAAAYIQCQFEDLNKRKDTKEIYTHFTCATDTKNVQFVFDAVTDVIIKNNLKDCGLF; the protein is encoded by the exons ATGGGATGTACTCTGAGCACGGACGACAAGGCGGCGCAGGAGCGGAGCAAGATGATCGACAGAAACCTGCGGGACGACGGAGAGAAAGCCGCCCGGGaggtgaagctgctgctgctcg GTGCTGGAGAGTCTGGAAAGAGTACAATTGTTAAACAGATGAA GATCATCCATGAAGCAGGTTACTCAGAGGAGGAGTGTAAGCAGTACAAGGCGGTTGTCTACAGCAACACCATCCAGTCCATTATTGCCATCATCAGAGCTATGGGACGCCTCAAGATTGACTTTGCTGACGCAGCCAGAGCG GATGATGCGCGGCAGCTGTTCGTGTTGGCTGGCTCAGCGGAGGAGGGCTTCATGACAGGTGAGCTGGCCGGGGTCATCCAGCGGCTGTGGAAGGACGGAGGAGTTCAGGCCTGCTTCAGCCGCTCCCGAGAGTATCAGCTCAACGACTCTGCAGCATA CTACCTAAATGACTTGGACAGGATATCCCATGGTGCGTATGTGCCCACCCAACAGGACGTGTTGAGGACCAGGGTCAAAACTACTGGTATTGTGGAAACACACTTCACTTTCAAGGATCTGCATTTCAA AATGTTTGATGTCGGCGGACAGAGATCAGAGAGGAAGAAGTGGATCCACTGTTTCGAGGGTGTCACTGCCATCATCTTCTGTGTAGCTCTGAGTGACTACGACCTGGTGCTGGCTGAGGACGAAGAGATG AACCGAATGCACGAGAGCATGAAGCTGTTTGACTCCATCTGCAACAACAAGTGGTTCACAGAGACCTCCATCATCCTCTTCCTTAACAAGAAAGACCTGTTTGAGGAAAAGATCAAAAAGAGCCCTCTTACAATTTGCTACCCAGAATATGCAG GCTCCAACACTTATGAGGAGGCAGCAGCTTACATTCAGTGCCAGTTCGAGGACCTGAACAAGAGAAAGGACACCAAGGAGATCTACACCCACTTCACATGTGCCACCGACACCAAAAACGTGCAGTTTGTGTTCGATGCCGTCACTGACGTCATCATCAAGAACAACCTGAAGGACTGTGGCCTTTTCTAA